Below is a genomic region from Kwoniella dejecticola CBS 10117 chromosome 4, complete sequence.
GGCGGCTCGTTGGAATAAATCCCGCTTTTCCTCGAATCCCTTTTCGGCACAGAACTGGTCCGCCATCCCGAAGAGGTTCTCCTTTGACAACCCATGTAGAGGGTTTTGGATCCTATCAAATATCAAAACCACACATATCAATTATCGTTTCGATGCATGTCTTAGTGGTCAGGCGGTATAGAAAGACTTACTTTGCGCTGACATTACGATTACGCGCTACAACGTGCTGTTGATGCGAAGCCTCGATATCTTCTACATGGCCTATATCGCTGAATTTCTCGGGCTTAGCATCGGTGGCCAAGCGATGGACCGATGAGTCGCTAGCAGCAGACTGAGGTAATGCTGCCATGGTGTACAACGCTGCGAGTTATTTCAACAATTATACAAAACAAATAAGGCTAGAGCTACAATGGAAAGGTGTTCGTGATTGTTAGGAAAGGATTtggaaggaggggaagatgatcttcctgttcatgatcatcaggaaTATATAGACATTTTGGAAACTTGGTTTGAACACCGTCGACCGGATGAGGTCGAGTCGCTCGCTCGACaaagggagattgaaggagattCTTAGCCGAACGTACCCGAACCAAACAATGGTGCATGCGGCAAGAACAGGTCAGGCCAGGCATTAGCCCCTTGGCAGACCGGACAAATTGCGGTGGAAGAGACTATTGCAATGCATTCTTTTGTCCTGCGTGTTCTGTTAGTTAAAGCAAAGTAAGCAGACGTCATGTGAGAGAAAAGCAACAGCAAAGCAAGAGCCAGAACAGAGAGAAGCTGGAAGGTCATTTATCGGTCAGTACCTGATTTTAGCGTTTTGAGTCTAGCCTTTTTCTTACTATGTGGATACCCCATGGTTTAGATGCCTGGGGCTTTTATGCCCCGCTGAATAGATGGCCAATTAAGGGCAAATATACAGATGTACGTCATTAGATTGAATCGCTCAAGCCGATCGGGTTTCACTTTGCAGTAGACTTCATGCGCAGTTGCATCCGTTGCGCTTCTCTGGGCTAGGGGATTCCAACGATTGGCTGAGTAAAGATGCACCGGGTCGGGAACTAGCTTAGTCGATGGAAAGCCCATCGAAAGGTAGTAACAAAGGACGGTTTGTATGGGTACACAGCGCTAAATACACATACAAACATAACCTAGCTCAGGGTGAAACTTGCAGATCACGCGCCTCTGGCATTCGTGATCGGATGACAGCGCTTCAAGCAAAATAGCAGTtctgaagaatgaagaatTTCGAGGTGGATAGGCTCTCTTTGTCAAAGTCGGGCGAGAGCGGAAACCGTTTTCCAGACTTGAGTGTTTTCACCGATCCGACTTGACCTTGGTTTTCCCGGCGAAAGCAGACTATAGCAACGTGAACGTAATCAGATTAGCTTTAATTTCTGACGTAACCTCCCTTccttcgttcttccttctcccccttGCATCGCGTTTTCAATTCATGAAAAAAGCTGGCTTTTAAGCGGACCTTCAATGgagaaaagatgaagatatAAATCCACTATCGGCGTAAAGAAGGATTAAATTCGTAGATTGAACTTGGCTGCGATCCGAATAGAGCGGACGGAGTTGACATTTGTTCTCGGTTGACCGATCGGgatgagtgagtcaattAGCCAGCCAGGGGTAGCTACCAATGTCCAGTGAGGCTAGCTGCACTACCGCAACTCACGCCTCGTGCACCAGTACCTCGCTGTGTGCTCTGCAGGACACCGAACACTTCGGAACCCCTCGACAGAACAATGTGTAACATCCTCCAGCGCTAAGGATAAGAAATAATCGGATCGATCGGGCCGTCGGTATCTTGGCTCTTTAGGCTGGTTGAGATTATTCGCTGAATTATCGGAGTGTCAGCAGGATAAGCCCGCTCAACCGGTAATAGCTGGTAAACATTGTAGAACGTTTGCTCTACCTGCTAGCCTGAGCGGCCTGGGTGTGAAGTTGTCAGGTGGTTCGGTAAAATCAGAGGATTGTAGATACTTGGCCGTACTATGAGGAGGCTCAGAGAAAGAGTATATAAAGGTTGGACCTGTACCAGATATTTCGTCAACCTCTTCAACAACACAAATATTACCAATCATTCAGTATACGCACCGAAACCAGTAAAATTGGAGTAAAGTAATCGAATTAAGTAAAActatcaagatgatctctAAGCCTGAACCCACTTTGCTCGAGCAAATCGAAGCTGCCGGTTGTCATGTCGACACCGATTCCATGAACCCAGAGATCGCCAAAAACCTCCCCATCAAGGCGCACGATATGACTTCAAACCATCTTTTGGTCGACGAGCAACTTCGAAACCCCGACAACAAGGAATTGGTCGAGAAGACCATTAGGGAATTGAAAGGTAAAGATTGGTTGGAAGTTCACACTGTCCTTGTGAGTCGCTCTGTCATTTACCTTCTTCGTTCAATCACAATCCAatgaagagagaaagagagtaCCGACCGATGCTGACATCGGCATGTTCGATTGTACTTCCAGTCCGTCCGATTCGCCAAGCGGGTCTTGCCTTACATCCAAGGCCGAGTGCTCGTCCAGGCATCCCCCCGAAACGCCTATAATAGAGATGCCATCGAAGCTCATGTGCGAGCTTACGATAAGGTGTTCCAAGCTGAGGGTATCCCCAGGTGAGCCCCGCCATCGAGAACCCAATTCCAATTTCAATTCCTCGAAGATTCACGCTGATCTCGGATTGGCGGCACGGTAGAGAACGATTCATGGTCAAAGTCCCCTCGACCTCCGCCGGTGTCCAAGCCGCCGCCGTACTGAACGCCGAGGGTATCCGAACTTTGGGAACCTCCTTGTTCTCCCTTCCTCAGGCTATCGCTTGTTCTCAAGCTGGTATGCACTCGATCAGTCCATACTTCAACGGTGAgtcttgtctttcttgaATCGCTTAAACATAACCATAAGGCAGAACATCATTCCGAAATGCTGATGGCGTATTTGTGGTCTGATAGAATGCCCTGCCCACGTCGACCCATCTATCTGGCCCGACGTAGAGGACGTTGCCAAGCAACACCCGATGTCTGCCAGAATGAGACACATCAGAGATACTTACGACAGACTCGCCAAGGAGACCGGTAAGACCCAGCCGCTCATCAAAGCCGCTTCgtgagtctagtctagtcctccttctctctcaaATCCCCAATCCAAAAAGATAACCTCCAAGGAACACAAAGTGGAATCAGCAGATGAGGATATGTGCTGACCGCTTGACCGCACTGTAGATGTGTCACCGCGAGAGAATGTATGGCGATGCTCGAACTCGGTGCCGACTCCAACACGATCCTTTCCGACCAAATGGCCGACTTGTGCTCCACTTCAAAATTACCAGTCTACAAGAAGGGGGCCGAACACCAAGTGCGATTCAAGGACTCGTTGAACAACACCGAGATCTACTGGGAGAACTGGCAGAAAGTCGAGCCTGCCGCCTCTAAAGAGCGATTGAAGGAATTGTCCACCCAAGATCCCCTTTCCAAGGTCATGAGCAAGGACTGGAAGATGGCTTCGACCGATGTGGATTACCTCGCTGATGGCGTGCTGGACAAGTACAAcaacgaagatgagatcaccAAGATCAGACTCAAGGATGCCCTCGAGTTGTTCTACAATGGTGAAGAGGATTCCAGGAAGGAGATCCAAAGGTTACAAGCTATCTACGGCTAATTTCTACGTAATTTGATACCTGGGTGTCTAGGAAGCTTGATTGTACTTCGGTGGAATCGGTTTGTCGCACAAGTAGATATGAAGTTTTCGAATGTATATAGATTCCGAAACGAGGGCACCATGTTGCAGTTCATCGCTTGATAGTGTGATAGCAAACTTGCGCGGTGAGATTTGGCTGTCTTCACATTACGCAAGATTGAGTTATTTGACATGCACCATGCTACATCCGTCCTCTACTACAACAACATGCTACATCCGCCCGCCTGCTACAACAACACAACTACTCGGGCTACAACACCCTTCGCTCCTGGTTGCTCCCTAAGCCAAGAGCTGCTTCTATTGACTCCTGCGAAAATCGATATACGCCATTACTCGTTCTTGAAGTTGAGCGAAATCCCGTTAACACAATGTCTGACAAaacatatcagctatcaataTGAAAGCTAAAaagatgttgaagctgaacTTACCGCTCATCAACTGGGTTAGGGAAACCTTCGCCCTTGAACACATGTCCGAGGTGTCCTCCGCTGATCGTTTTCAGAATCAGCTACGGTGCCTACAATAGGAAAATGGCAGCTCACCAGTTGGCACAGACTATCTCAGTTCTAGTCATGAACATCGATCGATCCTCATGACGAATCACTGCTCCAGGTACTGTGTCGTAGAATGCAGGCCAACCACACCCGGAATTGCTATTGCCAATACCATATCAGCTCCATATCCAATGATTCGAATAACCGGCGAAAAGCAGCTAGATCGGCAGGTATACTTACAATTTGGTCTTCGAAGTATACAAGGGCGCATCGCAAGCGGCACAGTCTGCAGAACAGAGCATAATATGATCAGTACAGAGGCAAACGTAATAACGATGAAAGATAGAGAGGcaggaggatggaggatggaggatggaggaaggaCATGACATACGATATACACCGGCATCATTCTTCTTATCATACGCATGAGATCCAGGTCGTTCAGTACCCTTCTCACGGATCACTCGGAACTATACACCATTTGACTTCGATCAGCTATTTTTGCGTTGATGGAGGGCCACTGGCGGGCATAGAGAACATGTTTTTCGACGggcaactcacctgctcaGGCGATAAGACGGCGTGccactcatcatcactcttcTTGACTGGGTAATTATCAGAAGGCATTTTGTTGGTACTactcgaagagaagaatccAGCGAAGGGTAATCCGATCCCTGATAATTTGATGGCTTGATTAGGCTTAACAGCAACAGAAGAGGGGATTTGATTTCGAGCTGTGTTGTAAAGTGTTGATCTGACTAGAGAAGATGGTATGAAAGGCATAAGTGAAATTATCAAGATTGTGAGGGCGGCTATAAGGtatgctcttcctcttgtgagcatatatatgtatactTGAACACAGCTTTGAATAAGCAGATGAAATATTGTTTATAAATCATGAAGACACggctgagatcgatcattCACCGTCCAGAAGATACAGTCGAGTGGAGGTAGAATTAGTGGAGCTGACGTAGATGCACGGTCTCAGTTACGTAATGAACCGGTGGTGAATGGTAAAAAGGACAGCCAAGATCCAAGATTGAAGCCAAGGAACGGGAAGGTCCAGACCCTTTCAGTCTGTGGATGGTGGATATAGCCGGGTGGCAAACAGTGCGAAAGTAGCGTATAGTGGAGACTCCATGATGTTGACTCGTGACTGCCATCAGCTATCTTGGCCATCTTGGTCGCACGAGAAGACCAAAGGTGGGAATCGTATATCGTATACAGACGGATCATATAGCTGGTGATCTTTTGTGTACAGTATGAAGAGCCTCTTCTCGCCATATTGGATAGGATGATATCGCAAGATGAAATCCTTGATAAAATCGATAACGACTCGCTCCAATTCGACATCCGATAACAACTCTCCCAATCCTTTGGCGACCGCAGAAAGATCTTCTTCCGGCGCGCCAATCCTTCCGCCCATCTCAAGTGGAGTTTCCATCCTGCCTATATCGCATCATACGCCCTCTATACCTATCCCTAACTTGCGTCGATCATCCGAACCTATTTCAGCGGAAAGGTGGGCGAGACCCAACATACCGAGTTACGCTGTGTCCAGAACAGCAACATCATCGAATACTCGCAGCAACGACCTCTCTTCAGCGCCTTTACCAAATTATCAAGATGCCATTGCCTCATCTAGTAGTCCTACGAGCCAAGGCCAATCTTACGAGGATCGGAGATTACTGAATGCTGCTGCTCGGGATTACTTTGGGGTTTCTCCCACGGATCGAACGGGTCCGATCGCCGAAGATTCAGCAGAGAACGGTACCTcaattgaagaagacgaggatgacgatgacggcGATGGGTACGGGGATGGTCAAAATtcgactgaagaaggggaaggacTGAACATAGATATCGGCGCCGAGaacgatggggatgatgatgatgatccgcTTATCCCACGTCGAAGGATCCTCGATCCCCAAACCGCTCGACGAAATACATTTTCCGTACCAAGCGCTTCCTACCCCCGACCTGACACTTCGGCTCTAAGCACTTCTTTGGGTCAAGCAGCAACCAGCCTGACGGAGGGGTATATCGATCTACCGATCCCTTCATTCGAGCCGCCAATATATTCACCTTCCTTGGGCCGAGACGAATTGCGCTTGATTTCTGCCATTCACCTTTCAGCCGAtcatccagcttcagcatACTTCAACGCCATAGCGCAATCACCGCCTCCCCCCGCTGGCCCTTTGCCGTCTCTGGCAAATGGTGCAGGTAGTCCTACCGATGTCAGTACGGGAAATAAGAAGCTGCGTCTGACAATAACGCGGGGAGGCAGAAGGATGAACGTCAATGGTACGGGACCGCTGTATATCAAAGCGGGGAGGGAAGATTGGATCGAAGGTAGAATCGATGTAGGGAAAGTCGACCGAGCTGTGGTATTGGAGATAGCTGTGAGTTATCGCATCTATCTTATTGCTTACAACCGAATGCGGCGACCTTAGGCTAAAGTTGAGATGTGCACGCAGATCATAGGCATGGTGAATGTGTCATACTACGTCCGAGGCCAATATACTGTCCTCGACACACTACCGTTGGCCCGTAATAAGCTACAACTGTTCCCACCTTCGGAAGATACTTCAACGACTGCCCAGGGAGAACAGATAACCACTCAATCGGAAAATCCGGATCTACAGTCTTCCgatcctctttcatcttcgacatcaaatTTGATATCTCCTACGCCCGCTTCAGGTACTGAACAGGCATATACGAAAGATGGCCACCCGATCGTACCCCAAAATACCTCTTACAGCTTTTCTCTGCAGATGCCTAATACACACTACAAAGACACCAACTCTGAGTTGCCGCCATCTTGTGATCTGCAGCAAGTCGGCATGCAAGCCAACGTGGAATACGTCTTGAGAGCAAAACTGGTCAGAAGGGGTCTAAGGTTCAACGAGACGTAAGTGGGAGCCCTCATGCTTAGCTTGTGTATTTTACCGAGAACACTCAGCGAGATACGAGAGCTGAAAAGCCGGCAACGTAGACTATCCGTGCCCATCATATACGAGCCTAGATCGTACATCCCTCCCCGACGCATACGCGCATTGACCATAGACGATCCGTTCAACCCTGGCTGGCGCACTGTCGAGCTCAACGGTGGTAAACCGAAGACTAAATCCAGTCTACCTAATCCAGCCGGAACCAGCGGACCAGGAATCGACGTGACACTGTT
It encodes:
- a CDS encoding methionine-R-sulfoxide reductase — protein: MPFIPSSLVRSTLYNTARNQIPSSVAVKPNQAIKLSGIGLPFAGFFSSSSTNKMPSDNYPVKKSDDEWHAVLSPEQFRVIREKGTERPGSHAYDKKNDAGVYHCAACDAPLYTSKTKFNSGCGWPAFYDTVPGAVIRHEDRSMFMTRTEIVCANCGGHLGHVFKGEGFPNPVDERHCVNGISLNFKNE